The following coding sequences are from one Helicoverpa zea isolate HzStark_Cry1AcR chromosome 4, ilHelZeax1.1, whole genome shotgun sequence window:
- the LOC124629885 gene encoding carboxylesterase 5A-like, whose amino-acid sequence MKKKIYLCVCMVLLNHVFKDASSLFVGEAVTVELPQGKIKGSYDWSRTQRIFSGIPYASVTERFEEPGNPPSWHGTFNADRGNIKCNQYISSLKQPVGQEDCLVLNIFTPPTLEPEPFPVMVFIPGGGFYSGSNSELIYNPKFVVQRKVIVVTINYRVGAFGFLCLGLKEASGNMGLKDQLAALKWIQKNIAYFGGNPDSITLFGESAGAVSVHYLNLNPSARGLFHRAIMQSGSIMMPQDFSYQPLQQASKVAKRLGYNTSDPSELLKIFKNSTANDIVRASFVDQNNNALGPYLFGPCVETAVPNGRPFITQQPGVLLKTTDLSVPVIIGFNNKEGIHWASNYAPLTDPNKIRSYLIPVIPSYLEFGNPSDQSTFVDDIIKKYFANNTDINGLIEYFTDALVAFPITLTSEHSSQKSDATVFNYYFKYDSIRNLNKFLTRLSSEPGASHGDDLLYMFQPAVFAVLPSTRTVAKMIATITKLWTSFAKTGKPTISNTNWRPSKERLNFLEIDNREIKMISLPNQDRMDFWKKAYEKFGRSEGK is encoded by the exons atgaagaaaaaaatatacctctGTGTTTGTATGGTCTTATTGAATCATGTCTTCAAAGATGCGTCGTCGCTATTCGTTGGTGAAGCAGTGACGGTGGAACTCCcacaaggaaaaattaagggATCCTACGACTGGTCCAGAACCCAAAGGATTTTTAGTGGAATACCATATGCTTCTGTTACAGAAAGGTTTGAG GAACCTGGAAACCCTCCATCATGGCATGGGACTTTCAACGCTGACCGTGGAAATATAAAATGCAATCAGTACATATCATCTTTGAAACAGCCTGTTGGCCAAGAAGACTGTCTGGTGCTAAATATCTTCACTCCTCCCACTTTGGAGCCAGAGCCTTTCCCTGTAATGGTTTTCATACCCGGAGGGGGATTCTATTCGGGCAGCAATTCCGAGCTTATTTATAACCCAAAATTTGTGGTACAGCGTAAAGTAATTGTGGTCACTATAAATTATCGTGTTGGAGCATTTGGTTTCCTGTGCTTAGGACTGAAAGAGGCTTCTGGAAACATGGGATTAAAAGATCAATTAGCTGCTTTAAAGTGGATACAGAAAAATATTGCCTACTTCGGTGGAAATCCGGATTCAATAACATTATTCGGTGAAAGCGCTGGAGCAGTGTCAGTGCATTATTTAAATCTTAATCCTTCTGCTAGAGGATTATTCCACAGAGCCATAATGCAAAGTGGATCGATTATGATGCCTCAGGATTTTAGCTATCAACCTTTGCAACAAGCATCTAAGGTAGCTAAACGTTTAGGCTACAACACCTCAGACCCAAGTGAACTCCTAAAAATCTTTAAGAATTCCACAGCAAATGATATTGTTAGGGCGTCCTTTGTAGATCAGAACAATAATGCATTGGGGCCCTATTTATTTGGACCCTGCGTAGAAACTGCAGTTCCAAACGGTCGACCATTTATAACGCAACAACCAGGAGTGTTACTCAAAACTACTGATCTTAGTGTACCCGTTATTATTGGTTTCAATAACAAAGAAGGTATTCATTGGGCATCAAACTACGCACCCCTAACAGACCCCAACAAAATCAGATCTTATCTCATTCCTGTTATACCGAGTTACTTAGAATTTGGAAACCCCAGTGACCAATCCACGTTCGTTgatgacataataaaaaaatatttcgccaACAACACAGATATTAATGGTTTGATTGAATATTTTACCGATGCTCTAGTTGCGTTTCCAATAACGCTTACATCGGAGCATTCATCGCAAAAGTCTGACGCTACAGTGTTCAACTATTATTTCAAGTATGATTCTATAAGAAACTTGAATAAATTCCTTACTCGACTGTCATCGGAGCCAGGAGCCAGTCATGGAGACGACTTACTTTATATGTTCCAACCAGCTGTTTTTGCCGTTCTGCCTTCCACTCGGACGGTTGCTAAAATGATTGCAACAATCACGAAATTATGGACAAGCTTTGCTAAAACTGG